AGATTGGATCCGGGAACAAGGCAGGGCCATGCACTGGTAGGGAATGGGCTCCAGCAGGACCAAAGGAGGAACATCCAGCAGCAAAGTGTGAGCTGGTGAACTGGGCCATCTCTTCAGCAGACACCACAGTGCTtacttccctccatccctgaagCTCCACCACACCAGGCcctgctttgcttcagcttctgctgcttcttcctttgttGCCCTCAAGTGCTGGATGTAGAGCTTAGAAGCCCATGGCCGTGTTTTGAAGGTGCCTGCGTGGAGGAGAGGTTGAACAGCTGCAGCCCGAGGCTGGTGTCCCAGCAGAGTGTCTAAGGATGGCACCAGTGGTGCTGGCTGGGGACAGCTGAGTGTGGAAGGTGTGTCCAGCCTCAAGCAGGGCCACTGAAGTCAGTCAGGATGTCAGGCTGCAGCTCAAGCTGCCAAGGGTTGCTGTGAGGCTGAGGAGTCACTGGAAAGCTGTGGTGGCCACTTGCCCTGAAGCCTTATGCCAAAGCGGGTGCAACTGTGCCCACAGTCTGCCCACTTTTGGTGTCCTGGCGGGTGTGGGTGCCTGGGTGAGGAGGCCCAGGCgttgtgggtgctgctgctcctgggcagcctTTGGTGCTGTTGTCTGTGGCGCGGAGCTGCTTGGGCAGCAGCGAGTGCGCAGCCCTGCCCGAGGAGCCCAGCGCCCTGCccgtggtggcagcagctctgtgggcccagagctctggctcagggGCGTGTCAGCCACAGCCCTGTGGCCTGGGCAGCCACGGGGGCCCGGGCTGGCCGCCAaccctgcctgtgccactgccCCTCGCCGGCAGCACCCGGCGGGCGTGCCCTGGCAGGGCCCCCTTGCCGtccttgtccccagccaggccagcctGGCCCCCTTGGGggtgtgccctccctgctgctgaggCCTGGCCTCCAGGGCTTctgccacagggctgggagaggcctCAGGAAAGCACGAGAGCAGccagctggcagggaaggaggtggctgcctgggggctGCTTATGGCCTCTGCCCCTCCAAGTCCTGGGGGCTTTTCCCTCCACCCTGCCCCTCGGGGACTGCGCCCAGTCTGTCCCCTCGCAGCCTTCTGccacccaccccctcccagattcccctcaaggcttcctgctcccttgtcccatcagGGCCTCCACAGCACCTTAGCCCTTCCTgacctcccagtgccccctcccctgcgggtctcccccagccccgccaacctgccCGACAGCGGCGCAGCCCTGAAGGagctccagaggagctgctccagaggcacTTGGGAGCCCGGAGCAATCCAGCCAGTAACACACTGGCAGGACACAGACGCTGCTtcctggctggggagggctTGTGGTCATCTCCAAGGACAAGGTGCTCAGGgttccccacagctccagcctcttccCCTCCATTTTGCTGGAAACGCTGAGGCTCCAGCAGAGCCACCAAAGGCCAAGGGGCTTCTGCCCACTTTTGCTGGCACGCTGCACAGCGGGGCAAGTgttgctgagcacagggagctattttccccttttccccaagGCCCTGTGCACACTGGGCACTTAAAAATAGCTCCTGGGCCTCTGTGCGTGATAACATGTTGGTCATGTTCCCATGCTGGGCTCAAAGGAGGTGCTTGCAGGGAAGAGGCTCAGGCCTCCCCACAGGCTCAGGTGGCCCCAGGAGATGGAGCTTCCTGCATcagttctccacagagctgcagcagcacaggcagacactgccctgCGGAAAAGGCCGGGTCTGCCATGCTCTGCACAGCcagtcttggagctgctggaatctgTAGTAGGGAGCCATCTGTACAGCTCTCAGCACGTAGCAGTGTTGAATTGCCAGGCCTGCCATGGCGAGTCTGATGTCTTCTGTCACACCTCTACGGGTTGGAAGAGGCAGCAACAGAGACTACCAGAATGAGAAGAATGAAGTCCTCCGTACAGCTCTGATGATGTGGAGCGTTTGATGGGCCAGGTCTGAGATGGCAGGGCTGTCATCAGTGATGTCTTGAAGGgctgaaagagaaaggaagagagccaaggtgagaggccaggggtgtggggacgtgaggagcccctcctgccagggccatcccagccagctcttgccatgggcaggagggagcagggcccaagggGATCAGCTGGAGGGTGCCCTCGCTCACCttggcagatgagctgcagctctggctgctcctgcttcatggacctggcggcgatccctgggaacacagagcctgtcaggccccagaggcacaggtcCCCCGCAGCGGCGCTGCCAGCCCGGCCAcacggcctcctgccctggcagggctgagcccggggccttcccgcatggggatgccccagggctgggctggcacagggcggcagcaggcgctcggggccactcggggctccacatgccctgggccgcatcctgctgccgctgcagcagccggggctggggccaagctgcagcggggtggggagggaccccggccttgtggctcacccagaaacttgatggccagctttcgcaggggctcctctgggctctccaggaacGGCAGGGCCTGGCGCACGTACTGGCCCActcggctcctgtccttttccagctgcaaagagcgccagggcatggagggaaggctgggctcaggctctgccccttggccgggcgctccctgcccccagcacggggctcccctgcccacagagccctgaggcctggccagcagctgctggggccaggctttggggggagcagagggctgggtgcTCCCGGGGAGCCGTGGGGcggccctgccccacagcccagctgggctggggttCCATGGCAGCCTGGCTGCGGGGGCAAGGGAGCCTGGAAAAGAGCCCGCACgccccagggaagggagcagtgtgtggggcacaggctggtGTCTGTGGGTGCAGCAGTGGACACAGgcaccctgccagccccacacatTGGGcatcaggggctggggctttggggccgtccttaccaggcactcgGGAAACCTCCATGGCTGCTCCATGGTCACCAAGTGCTCAAGATCTCTCCACTTCAGGAACCTGGCTGcaccaaacagtgctctccgagaggcctgcacagcaacagagagcgggccatggcaccgcagcccagggcacagcacccacatccctgcaccaaggccaggaggaggctgcaggcgaccatgggccagggcaggaggcacagcagcctcctgccatggggacaccagagcccatgagtcctcacctctgccacacgcCGGTTCTCATTGTGCCAGTTGAAGTAGAATGGCACCAGACTCAGGTACACGTGTGGCTTTAGGCTCTTGCTCCTCTCTGTCGCCTCCATCAGCTCCTGGAAgaggagcatggagagctgctgcagctggctgtgctcctggtgcaaaggaagaggaaaagacctcagcactggcttctccaggcccaccggggcacaggcctgaaaagacATTGGGCCCAAAGTTTCCTGGCAGTACTCAGTGCCCACgatgaggggcacagagccttacgttgTCAAAGAGTGGCCGCAGCACCTCAAGCAACTTCAGGGCAGTAGGGGTGGATATTTTGATGATTTTCAAGCCCAGCACATTGATGAACGCAGAGAGAGTCATCTGAACTGCGTCtgtgtctgcatcctgcagtagctccaggaggctttcaTTCAGGCTCCAGATGCTCTtagcctgtgtggaacacaatgctgtggtgcagccccacgctgctgccgcggggcccagaggccaaaggtgcGTCCCAAAGGAGTCGGGCAGCTgaacggggaggaggagagctgggagcagctgccacagctacCAAAGGCCAGCCAAGACCAAGctactgccttgcacagccGCACGCTGCCGGCCCagcttcagcccctgccccctgctcaccattgAGGGAGCCttgctgagcaccaccaggcctCGGAGCGCCAGGCGACGCCTCTCCGGGCACTGACTGCGCAGGTGCCTGGAAATAATCTGCAGGACGCTGGGCCCATATTGTCTGGGGgtcaggcagtgcaggacctgaaaggcagggagcagtgacgGGGTGCCCGGCTGGCAGGAGCCCGgacccgcccggggctgggcccaggcagcagcacagggtgcaggcaccgtcccgggcggctgcggctgtgagagggcagagagggggaggcagctgggccaggcagcgctcgtcatcaggctcacctccaccaggaatgccagggcaggcagttcccacaggGGCTCTCCCCTGCTGAGCCGCGGGAGCAGGCTGACAGCGATGCGGCGACCGAAGGAGCGGGAGAcacggcacagctccctgcaagggggaataaaggtgccagagaccctgagccaggtgggcaaagctctcctgggactgactcacacaggcctggtctttgaccaccagcccaggagaggacgtgggcactttgggaggtggctcctctgccttttccactctgctcagccatccctggctgccaaggccctctcgcccagcagcacaggcactgtGAGGGGTggcctgtgcacagggcagaaatgacctgtgggggtgtggggcagtggggagaaagggctctcacctggccagcagacccactgcatagtggtgggtgtcagccttgaggagcatgtcccagccacacttgcgACCGATCGCCATCAACacgtcctcatccagcagctggcgcagcagggctttaacggtctgcactgcaaacctgtgtgcagagcacagcccaggtcaggcacagagccctggccccagccccgagggcgtggcagggagaggggactgggatggagcacctgttggggttggggggaaggctgcgctgctcccggcatcgcctccagaaggtctcgacctcctctgacatctcctctgtgctgatgaaaacttggaagagcagagtcagaaggaggcgcgggaaattgtccttcactccccctgggcaccaggagtgggacagctggaggatctcccagagtgccacagttgcctgccaaagacaaagcacccagagacagctctcagggcccagatgtccatgtggcagggcccaagcgtggcagggacaggccagaggagacacagggggatcccccagcctggtgtccctgaacctgcccctaagccaggcttgcagcccagtgcctggggcagggagaagcagtggtgagggaggatggaaaggcgtcccagaggcaacctgggggtgagcagaggccagctcaagaaactcacagccagggcaaagacatccctctcatccccatcagaggtgcgtctcctgtgcgctggccagtattccagcacagggaagaggatctgcagcaccggctccttagtccatctggaggagatgagtgtcttccacatggtgcgagcagctctgtggagtcacaactctggctcaggggggtctgggacacagctctgtggcctgggcaACTGCggggcccaggtgacagagccacggtGCCTTGTGGGACAGGGAGGCAGGCTGGCCTCAGGATTGGAGGCTGACAtgccaaagctggcaaagagaggagctgaagtgtcctggaagtctccatgtctctggcacaccatttgggacaggctgtccaggggGATGGGGTCTAAAGGCAGGTGAGCCTTCAAGGCAGGTGGGCCGCAtacctgtcacaggctggggcagagcgcagCAGGGTCACTGCGACATCCGTGGGGTGTGCCttggtcagcaggaccagagtcttgtccagcctgtgctcatCAGACACATTGGACGTGAGCCACTGGTGGATGCACCTGACTATGGCcggcacctggaggggacatgggggacagttggagagctgccagagccagtaacttgcccagcttcccccaagaagtgctccccttgccaccacactctgctggtctcaaaggctgagggggcccaaCGCAGCCGGCGTGAggggccacagcatccctgggggactggagccctggccacaggctgcttacttgctttgctttgtagacTCCGTTCTCCACAAGCATatccagcagggcagcgctggtctGGGCATTGAAGAGGTCCGAGTTTGCCGTGGCCCCAGTGGCCATGAAAGTGGCCTCTTCATGCCAAATGCACCAGATAAATCTGCAaaccagctacaggagaaaggcaaggaagagagagggatgtctcctggagggctgcgacagcggtgctgggctgagcagtgagagcaggcccagcccaggcagggatggctgcaggtacctgtgctgccctgcggaagcggccacgggcacggagctgctcttctgtccgctcctggcctgcatctggcaaagagcgagcgtgctcagagctgagggtgtgtgggagaggccggagaacacagcccaggcctgggctccaggagcaggcagggccagccccgggatgcccagtggatggagcacggctgccaggagatcagccccggcccctctgcccccctccctttccctgggcatgtccagaggggatgggcaggatgaggccaagggggctgcagccaccagccctgtggcccagctccagcactcaccctcctgcgggggctgcacctgctgcacctcttcaggctgctgtgctggagcagccctagggctttcctccttttcctcctccttcacccaggTCAGCTTGGGCACcgtggggggtctctgctgcatgtctccGTCTGGTGTTATGgctacctgcagcagagatgccatggaaaagctttggctccccaagtcctgcagtcgtgccttgaaggcagctgcaagagagaagcctgggaaatgcctcgcctcatccagtcccactgtctggcctcaagggcacctgccccagggactggagatgccttgagcagcctggaggatgcacaggggagaggtggagagctgccagagtgagcaacttgcccagcttcccccgagaaatgcttcccttcccagcacactgtgccagcctcaAAGGCTAAGGGGGCCCAGCGCACCCAGCTTggggggccacaggctgcttacttcagcagagacagctctctcctcaagaaactccaggctgggggtatcGGCCAGGCGCTCAACAGGCGCGGCGTCAGTGCTCGCCACGCCCTCCGCCGTTGTGGCGTCGACCTCCTCTGtgagaccaggcagcacagagtcacagtgtGACACATCGTCGGTGGACgtggtgtcccagtgggttGTTTGATCACTGGTTGCGGTGTCACACTTTGCTGGGACAGCAGTCGACGCGGTGCTGACATCAGGATTTGTCAGCTGGGTCGGGATGGTGTcaggctgggcctggacatcagctggtgtgatcctggcctttctacgccgactgcccatgaatttcataaatgtctgcaggagaaagaagggcagggaagagagggatgtcccctggagggccgcgacagcggtgctgggctgagcagtgagaacaggcccagcccaggcggggatggctgcaggtacctgtgctgccctgcggaagcggccacgggcacgtagctgctcttctgtctgctcctggcctgcatctggcaaagagagAGCGcactcagagctgagggtgtgtgggagaggccggagaacacagcccaggcctgggctccacaggcagggccagccccgggatgcccagtggatggagcacggctgccaggagttcagcccctctgcccccctccctttccctgagcatgtccagaggggatgggacaggatgaggtcaaggggactgcagccaccagccctgtggcccagctccagcactcaccctcctgcgggggctgcacctgctgcacctcttcaggctgctgtgctggagcagccccagggctttcctcctccttcttcctccagaacagcctgagcaggctgaagcgtctccctgccatgccacagtctggtgtccagggcacctgcaagagagaaagagaacctcggagaaactccgggccctaagtcctgcagaatggccttgaggccacctgccgcagggattggagacacctcggagaagctccgggtctccaagtcctgcaaaagggtctgaagagcacctgccacagggcttagagacacctcggagaaactccgggtctccaagtcctgcaaaagggtctcaagggcacctgccacagggcttagagacacctcggagaaactccgggtctccaagtcctgcaaaagggtctcaagggcacctgccacagggcttagagacacctcggagaaactccgggtctccaaatcctgtggaaatgcctcGAGGTCACCTGAAAGCGAGAAAATCCTCCAAAACGCTCCGGGTCAGCAAGGCACGAGTTGgctgcgcgggggctccgcacaacaccgctctgtcccgtcctgtcccgtcgcctgctccgaggagcactgttgacactgtggccgtgtcaccagcagcacctctgtcaccgcgggtcataaagggcccttggacaccctgcccccttccatcccaccggccgtgcccagcgtgtcacaaagggccctgggacacagtgccacgtggcctggggcctcccccagccccgccaacctgccCCACCTTGGAGGGAATCCACTCTCTGAAGTATCTAATCTGGCTGGACCTGAACTGTAGGAACGgctcaagaaatgagcaaacactcccctcctgtgcctgctcacggcagcacaaggagccccctcggccgccgactCAGtcgcagcaggaagggcacggggccttccacacaagctggcatggcctccttgggagaagtgctggctggtggccatcctAAACAGGGGGGCTGACACcgagaaggaaggtgtgggcaagggcaccaatgctgttgggagccctttggccagggctgcacccaaatcagcagttgtggcaagtcctggccagaggagacctgccactgccccgAGTCCTGGCAAGGGTGCTGCccgtctcctgccccaaagagtTGTGCCCCCATGTATTAGTTCATTTGAAAACATgcccggaataaagacaagtgcaacagacattcaaacagtacaaaaaatcttttattgcagtgagaataaaaactagcaaagagaatcaaaagctaaaaaagaatacaaaaaaactgctttatcaGTTGGCATTCATACAATACTATGAACGGCTTTTATTATAGTATTGACTTGTAAtaagggaattaaaggaacatttaaaggatattaaaacaatactacgagtggcttttaatacagtattaactagtaaaaagggaattacaaggatattaaaaaaggatataaaacatttgctttctcaaTTGTTTCCtctcaataaactgtgcttacccacacagacaggccagggctgc
This Pseudopipra pipra isolate bDixPip1 chromosome W, bDixPip1.hap1, whole genome shotgun sequence DNA region includes the following protein-coding sequences:
- the LOC135405051 gene encoding maestro heat-like repeat-containing protein family member 6 translates to MWKTLISSRWTKEPVLQILFPVLEYWPAHRRRTSDGDERDVFALAATVALWEILQLSHSWCPGGVKDNFPRLLLTLLFQVFISTEEMSEEVETFWRRCREQRSLPPNPNRFAVQTVKALLRQLLDEDVLMAIGRKCGWDMLLKADTHHYAVGLLARELCRVSRSFGRRIAVSLLPRLSRGEPLWELPALAFLVEVLHCLTPRQYGPSVLQIISRHLRSQCPERRRLALRGLVVLSKAPSMLPDSFGTHLWPLGPAAAAWGCTTALCSTQAKSIWSLNESLLELLQDADTDAVQMTLSAFINVLGLKIIKISTPTALKLLEVLRPLFDNEHSQLQQLSMLLFQELMEATERSKSLKPHVYLSLVPFYFNWHNENRRVAEASRRALFGAARFLKWRDLEHLVTMEQPWRFPECLLEKDRSRVGQYVRQALPFLESPEEPLRKLAIKFLGIAARSMKQEQPELQLICQALQDITDDSPAISDLAHQTLHIIRAVRRTSFFSFW